From Companilactobacillus heilongjiangensis, one genomic window encodes:
- a CDS encoding IS110 family transposase: MSDIIALDVSKGHSYCVHYSDGNCVKEFDFEHNKLGFAKLSETVKRANNPTFYFEATGIYSRPIERFCRDNKIPYALLNPLELHLKTENLRRVKTDNKDAHKIALSAYDNSYRLMAFQNPKYLDLREWCRFYERVEDSRKFNKVELHNELQQTFPEMEQLFTNKTSILSLNLVSLFPHPDLVSGISRTKLKNILMSKTDKKISSDKALEYAEKLIVFAKNSSPAVRVDNVQVQEVKYYARKLKDLTIEKRKLRKQMIQLGKTLPEFEIIASMPGIGELTAAMLLGEIGDFARFDTSNQLNAYVGIDLIRYQSGQYLRKDHINKRGNPKAREILFLTVRNMIKQQAAAPNHIVDYYYKLKRQPVPKRDKVATVACMNKTLKCLFSMIRNKTKYAYAYTDSRSIETL, translated from the coding sequence ATGTCAGATATAATTGCTTTAGATGTGTCCAAAGGACACAGTTATTGTGTGCATTACAGCGATGGTAACTGCGTGAAAGAATTTGATTTTGAACATAATAAACTAGGTTTCGCCAAACTAAGCGAAACCGTTAAACGTGCTAATAATCCAACTTTTTATTTTGAGGCTACGGGTATATACTCTCGCCCCATAGAAAGATTTTGCAGGGATAATAAGATACCCTATGCTTTGTTAAATCCTCTTGAATTACACCTCAAGACAGAGAATTTGCGTCGTGTTAAAACCGATAATAAAGATGCGCATAAGATAGCTCTTAGCGCCTATGATAATAGTTATCGGTTGATGGCATTTCAAAATCCTAAATATCTAGATCTTAGAGAATGGTGTAGATTTTACGAGAGAGTCGAAGACTCTCGTAAATTCAATAAAGTTGAATTACATAACGAGTTACAACAGACGTTTCCAGAAATGGAACAACTGTTTACTAATAAGACATCTATTCTATCTTTAAATTTGGTTAGTCTTTTTCCGCATCCTGATTTAGTGTCTGGTATTTCTAGGACAAAATTAAAGAATATTTTGATGAGTAAGACCGATAAAAAAATCTCCAGTGATAAAGCACTGGAGTATGCTGAAAAGTTAATAGTCTTTGCTAAGAATAGCTCTCCAGCAGTACGTGTAGATAATGTTCAAGTGCAAGAAGTTAAATATTATGCACGTAAATTAAAAGACCTCACTATTGAAAAAAGAAAACTTAGAAAACAAATGATTCAACTCGGAAAAACATTACCCGAATTTGAAATTATTGCTTCAATGCCAGGCATTGGTGAATTAACAGCTGCCATGTTACTGGGTGAAATCGGAGATTTCGCCAGATTTGATACTTCTAATCAATTGAATGCTTACGTTGGGATTGACCTTATTAGGTACCAATCTGGTCAGTATCTCAGAAAAGATCACATAAATAAACGTGGAAATCCCAAAGCAAGAGAGATTCTATTCCTCACTGTCAGAAATATGATAAAGCAACAAGCAGCTGCACCTAATCACATCGTGGACTATTACTACAAACTAAAAAGGCAACCCGTCCCTAAAAGGGACAAGGTTGCCACAGTGGCTTGCATGAACAAGACACTGAAATGTCTGTTCTCCATGATTAGAAACAAGACTAAATATGCTTATGCATATACGGACTCAAGGTCCATAGAGACACTCTAG
- a CDS encoding ATP-dependent Clp protease ATP-binding subunit, which translates to MDKVFTESAKNALVLAQEQAKTFHHNAVGTEHILLGLVMENDGIAGITLRDLAVSDRDVEEEIEHLTGYGDVSSNTAKGIYLPYSPKGQLILSESEETSNLYKANRIGTEHILLAILDDTDNLANRILVNLGLSLAKTKSLLLSKMGVSNKAARRGFAANMAATAKKQQAKANGNGGTPTLDSLSRDLTKMAQENQIDPVIGRKSEVERTIQILSRRTKNNPVLVGEPGVGKTAIAEGLAIAIVKKDVPVDMQNKRIMMLDMGSLVAGTKYRGEFEDRLKKVIEEIYQDKHVILFIDELHTLIGAGGAEGAIDASNILKPALARGELQLIGATTSNEYQKYIEKDTALERRFAKVHVEEPSADDSIKILEGLRPRYEQHHGLTISDEAVEAAVRFSTRYLTNRFLPDKAIDLMDEASAKVRIHNVSKNNKLEELTDQSMKLLNDKNNAILDQDFEKAAKIREQEQDVQEQLSKLKDKKAADNKKPVVTADDIAEVIAQWTGVPVKQITRKESEKLLNLEKELHKRVIGQEDAINAISRAIRRARSGMKDPARPIGSFMFLGPTGVGKTELAKSIAEVMFGSEDNLIRVDMSEYMEQYSTSKLIGSAPGYVGFDEGGQLTEKVRNEPYSVVLLDEVEKAHPDVFNILLQVLDDGILTDAKGRKVDFRNTIIIMTSNLGARSLEENKEVGFGARDVHDDYKEMQERINVELKKFFRPEFLNRVDETIVFKSLNKEQLKAVAKIMSNNLRKRLAEREIKLVISPSAYSDLVRDGYNPEYGARPMRRTIQREIEDPVSEQLLMGNVKAGDEIKVGSKKGKLTVTVGKPEEKKALTHQK; encoded by the coding sequence ATGGACAAAGTATTTACCGAAAGCGCCAAGAATGCACTTGTTTTAGCACAAGAACAAGCTAAGACATTTCATCATAATGCCGTTGGAACAGAACATATTCTGCTCGGCTTAGTAATGGAAAATGATGGTATCGCCGGTATTACTTTGAGGGATCTAGCTGTTAGTGACCGAGATGTTGAAGAGGAGATTGAACATCTGACTGGTTACGGCGATGTCTCATCTAATACCGCTAAGGGGATTTATCTACCATATTCTCCAAAGGGACAATTAATTTTAAGCGAGTCAGAAGAGACTTCTAATCTATATAAAGCCAATCGCATTGGAACAGAACATATTTTATTAGCCATTCTTGATGACACTGATAATTTAGCAAATCGTATTTTAGTTAATTTAGGACTCAGTCTAGCAAAGACTAAGTCATTATTATTAAGCAAGATGGGTGTTTCTAATAAAGCTGCCCGTCGAGGCTTTGCTGCAAATATGGCAGCAACTGCCAAGAAACAACAAGCTAAGGCCAATGGTAACGGTGGTACGCCAACACTTGATTCCTTGTCACGTGATTTGACAAAGATGGCTCAAGAAAATCAAATCGACCCAGTTATCGGACGCAAGTCTGAAGTTGAAAGAACTATTCAAATTCTCAGTCGTAGAACAAAGAATAATCCTGTCTTGGTCGGTGAACCTGGTGTTGGTAAGACTGCTATTGCTGAAGGTTTAGCTATTGCTATCGTCAAGAAGGATGTTCCTGTCGATATGCAAAATAAACGTATCATGATGCTTGATATGGGCTCATTAGTAGCTGGTACTAAGTATCGTGGTGAGTTTGAAGACCGTTTGAAGAAAGTTATTGAAGAAATTTACCAAGACAAGCATGTCATTTTATTCATCGATGAATTGCATACTTTGATTGGTGCTGGTGGTGCCGAAGGTGCTATTGACGCTTCAAACATCTTGAAACCTGCTTTAGCTCGTGGTGAGTTGCAACTAATTGGTGCAACAACTTCTAATGAATATCAAAAATATATTGAAAAAGATACAGCTCTAGAACGTCGTTTTGCCAAGGTTCATGTTGAAGAACCTAGTGCCGACGATTCAATCAAGATTTTGGAAGGACTTCGTCCAAGATATGAACAACATCATGGCTTGACGATTTCTGACGAGGCGGTTGAAGCAGCTGTTCGTTTTTCAACACGTTACTTAACAAATCGTTTCCTACCTGATAAGGCAATCGATTTGATGGATGAAGCCTCAGCTAAGGTTAGAATCCACAACGTATCAAAGAATAACAAGCTGGAAGAATTGACTGATCAATCAATGAAATTGTTGAACGATAAAAACAATGCCATTCTTGATCAAGATTTCGAAAAGGCTGCTAAGATCCGTGAACAAGAACAAGATGTTCAAGAACAACTCAGCAAGTTAAAGGATAAGAAAGCTGCTGATAACAAGAAACCAGTTGTTACTGCCGATGACATTGCTGAAGTTATCGCACAATGGACTGGCGTTCCTGTTAAGCAAATTACTCGTAAAGAGAGTGAGAAACTACTTAACCTTGAAAAAGAACTCCACAAGCGTGTTATTGGACAAGAAGATGCTATCAATGCAATTTCACGTGCTATCCGTCGTGCCAGAAGTGGTATGAAGGATCCAGCTCGTCCAATTGGTTCATTTATGTTCTTAGGACCTACTGGTGTAGGTAAGACTGAGCTAGCTAAGTCAATAGCTGAAGTAATGTTTGGTTCAGAAGACAATTTGATTCGTGTCGATATGTCTGAATACATGGAACAATACAGTACTTCCAAATTGATTGGTTCAGCTCCTGGTTATGTAGGATTTGACGAAGGTGGTCAACTAACTGAAAAGGTTAGAAATGAACCATACTCAGTTGTCCTACTTGATGAAGTTGAAAAAGCTCATCCAGATGTCTTCAACATTTTGTTGCAGGTTCTCGATGATGGTATTTTGACTGATGCTAAGGGTCGTAAAGTTGATTTTAGAAATACAATCATCATTATGACTTCTAACTTGGGTGCTAGATCACTTGAAGAGAACAAAGAAGTTGGTTTCGGTGCTCGTGACGTTCACGATGACTACAAGGAAATGCAAGAACGAATCAATGTTGAATTGAAGAAGTTCTTCCGTCCAGAGTTCTTGAACCGTGTCGACGAAACTATCGTCTTCAAGTCACTTAACAAGGAACAATTGAAGGCTGTTGCTAAGATTATGAGTAACAACTTGAGAAAACGCCTTGCTGAAAGAGAAATCAAGTTAGTTATTTCTCCATCTGCATACAGCGACTTAGTTCGTGACGGGTACAATCCTGAATATGGAGCTCGTCCAATGAGAAGAACGATTCAACGTGAGATTGAGGACCCAGTCAGTGAACAACTCTTAATGGGTAATGTTAAAGCTGGTGACGAAATCAAAGTTGGTTCTAAGAAAGGTAAGTTGACAGTAACTGTTGGCAAGCCTGAAGAAAAGAAAGCACTAACTCATCAAAAGTAA
- a CDS encoding DNA-directed RNA polymerase subunit beta, translated as MTYHNVNYGAHRVRRSYAKIKEVLPLPNLIDIQTNSYKWFLDEGLKDMFDDIMPIDDFAGNLSLEYVDYKLLEPKYTVEEARAHDANFSAPLHVTLKLTNHETGEIKTQDVFFGDFPIMTDEGTFIINGAERVIVSQLVRSPGIYYNQDTDKNGRVNFGTTVIPNRGAWLEYETDAKGLGYVRIDRTRKLPISELVRALGFGEDSEILDIFGDNDTLNLTMEKDVHKDTSDSRVEEALKDVYERLRPGEPKTADSSRSLLYARFFDPRRYDLAPVGRYKINKKLNLKTRLLNKTLAETLADPDTGEVVLAKDTLLDREAMQTLSTYLDREDFKTVTLNPSDEGVLTDPITVQIIKVYSEADNEKVVNVIGNGHIPATNRTITPADILAGINYFLNLKEGIGSTDDIDHLGNRRIRSVGELLQNQFRIGLSRMERVVRERMSIQDSATVTPQQLINIRPVVASIKEFFGSSQLSQFMDQTNPLGELEHKRRLSALGPGGLTRDRAGYEVRDVHYTHYGRMCPIETPEGPNIGLINNLASYAIINKYGFIETPYRRVSWDTHKVTDKIDYLTADEEDNYVVAQANTPLNDDGSFTDNSILARHQDDNIETTPEKVDYMDVSPKQVVSVATACIPFLENDDSNRALMGANMQRQAVPLINPHAPLVGTGMEYIAAHDSGAALLAEHAGVVDYVDAKKVTIKRDEDGTTDEYKVTKFRRSNNGKSYNQRPIVHKDEVIKKGDIIADGPAMENGELALGQNPLIAFMTWNMYNYEDAIVLSEKLVREDAYTSIHIEEYESEARDTKLGPEEITREIPNVGEDSLKDLDEFGIIRIGAEVRDGDILVGKVTPKGVTELSAEERLLHAIFGEKAREVRDTSLRVPHGGGGIIQDVKVFTREAGDELDPGVNMLVRVYIAQKRKIQVGDKMSGRHGNKGTVSIVVPEEDMPYMPDGTPVDILLNPMGVPSRMNIGQVLDLHLGMAARKLGIHVATPVFDGVSDDELWDIVKEADMDSDGKSILYDGRTGEPFKNRVAVGVMYYLKLAHMVDDKIHARSIGPYSLVTQQPLGGKAQFGGQRFGEMEVWALEAYGAAYTLQEILTYKSDDVVGRVKTYEAIVKGESIPKPGVPESFRVLVKELQALGLDMKVLDSHKKEIELRDMDDDEDAVSIDALSKFAKQQEQKRAEEEAKKLEASKDSAESTSTKSEN; from the coding sequence TTGACTTATCATAACGTTAATTATGGTGCACACCGTGTTCGTCGTAGTTATGCAAAGATCAAGGAAGTTCTTCCACTGCCAAATTTAATTGACATTCAAACAAATTCTTATAAGTGGTTCTTAGATGAAGGACTTAAAGATATGTTTGACGACATAATGCCAATTGACGATTTTGCTGGAAATCTTTCTTTGGAATACGTTGATTACAAGTTACTAGAACCAAAATATACTGTTGAAGAAGCTAGAGCACATGATGCTAACTTCTCAGCACCATTACATGTAACTTTGAAGTTGACTAATCATGAAACTGGTGAAATCAAGACACAAGATGTTTTCTTCGGTGATTTCCCTATCATGACTGATGAAGGAACTTTCATCATCAACGGTGCTGAACGTGTTATTGTTTCTCAATTAGTACGTTCACCTGGTATTTATTACAATCAAGATACTGATAAAAATGGTCGTGTAAACTTTGGTACAACTGTTATCCCTAACCGTGGTGCTTGGTTGGAATATGAAACAGATGCTAAAGGTCTAGGTTATGTAAGAATCGATAGAACTAGAAAATTACCTATTTCTGAACTAGTTAGAGCCCTAGGTTTTGGTGAAGATTCAGAAATTCTTGATATTTTCGGTGATAACGATACTTTGAACCTTACTATGGAAAAAGATGTTCATAAGGATACTAGCGACTCACGTGTCGAAGAAGCCTTAAAAGACGTCTATGAAAGACTTCGTCCCGGCGAACCAAAGACTGCAGATAGTTCTCGTTCATTGCTATATGCTAGATTCTTTGACCCACGTCGTTATGATTTAGCTCCAGTTGGTCGTTACAAGATCAATAAGAAGTTAAACCTTAAGACAAGACTTTTGAACAAGACTTTGGCTGAAACACTTGCTGATCCAGATACTGGTGAAGTTGTATTGGCTAAAGACACATTGCTTGATCGTGAAGCTATGCAAACTTTGAGTACATATCTTGACCGTGAAGATTTCAAGACTGTTACATTGAATCCTTCTGATGAAGGTGTTCTAACAGACCCTATCACTGTTCAAATTATCAAAGTTTACTCAGAAGCTGATAACGAAAAGGTTGTTAACGTAATTGGTAATGGTCACATTCCAGCTACTAACCGTACAATCACACCTGCTGATATCTTGGCTGGTATCAACTACTTCTTGAACCTTAAAGAAGGAATTGGTTCAACTGATGATATTGATCACTTGGGTAACCGTCGTATTCGTTCAGTCGGTGAATTGCTACAAAACCAATTCCGTATTGGTCTATCACGTATGGAACGTGTTGTTCGTGAAAGAATGTCAATTCAAGACTCAGCTACTGTTACACCTCAACAATTGATCAATATTAGACCTGTTGTTGCTTCAATTAAGGAATTCTTTGGTTCATCACAATTGTCACAATTCATGGATCAAACTAATCCACTTGGAGAACTAGAACACAAGCGTCGTCTATCAGCCCTTGGACCTGGTGGTTTGACTCGTGATCGTGCCGGATATGAAGTTCGTGATGTTCACTATACCCACTATGGTCGTATGTGTCCTATTGAAACTCCCGAAGGTCCTAATATCGGACTTATCAATAACTTGGCCTCATACGCTATCATCAACAAGTATGGTTTCATCGAAACACCATATCGTCGTGTTTCATGGGATACACATAAAGTAACTGACAAAATCGATTACTTGACTGCTGATGAAGAAGATAACTATGTTGTTGCTCAAGCCAATACACCATTGAACGATGATGGTTCATTTACTGACAACAGTATTTTGGCTCGTCACCAAGATGACAATATTGAAACAACTCCAGAAAAAGTCGATTACATGGATGTTTCTCCTAAGCAAGTAGTTTCTGTAGCTACTGCATGTATTCCTTTCTTGGAAAATGATGATTCAAACCGTGCCTTGATGGGTGCTAACATGCAACGTCAAGCTGTTCCTTTGATTAATCCACATGCACCACTTGTTGGTACTGGTATGGAATACATTGCTGCCCACGATTCTGGTGCCGCATTGTTAGCTGAACATGCTGGTGTCGTTGACTATGTTGATGCTAAAAAGGTTACTATCAAACGTGACGAAGATGGCACAACTGATGAATATAAAGTAACCAAGTTCCGTCGTTCAAATAATGGTAAGAGTTACAACCAAAGACCTATCGTCCACAAGGATGAGGTTATTAAGAAGGGTGATATCATCGCCGATGGTCCAGCAATGGAAAACGGTGAATTAGCTCTTGGTCAAAACCCATTGATTGCCTTTATGACATGGAACATGTACAACTACGAAGATGCGATTGTACTTTCAGAAAAATTAGTGCGTGAAGATGCTTATACTTCAATTCATATTGAAGAGTACGAATCAGAAGCACGTGATACAAAACTTGGACCTGAAGAAATCACACGTGAAATTCCTAACGTTGGTGAAGATTCATTGAAGGATCTTGACGAATTCGGAATTATCCGTATTGGTGCTGAAGTTCGTGATGGCGATATCTTAGTTGGTAAGGTTACACCTAAGGGTGTTACAGAATTATCAGCCGAAGAAAGATTGCTACATGCTATCTTTGGTGAAAAAGCTCGTGAAGTCCGTGATACTTCACTTCGTGTACCACATGGTGGTGGCGGTATTATCCAAGACGTTAAGGTATTTACTCGTGAAGCCGGCGACGAACTTGATCCTGGTGTTAACATGTTAGTTCGTGTTTACATTGCTCAAAAGCGTAAGATTCAAGTTGGTGACAAGATGTCAGGTCGTCATGGTAACAAAGGTACTGTTTCAATCGTTGTACCTGAAGAAGATATGCCTTACATGCCAGATGGTACTCCAGTAGATATCCTATTGAACCCAATGGGTGTTCCATCACGTATGAATATCGGACAAGTTCTTGATCTTCACTTAGGTATGGCTGCTAGAAAACTTGGTATCCATGTTGCAACACCTGTTTTCGATGGTGTTAGTGATGACGAATTATGGGACATTGTTAAAGAAGCTGATATGGATTCTGATGGTAAGTCAATCCTTTATGATGGACGTACTGGTGAACCATTCAAGAACCGTGTTGCTGTTGGTGTCATGTACTACTTGAAACTAGCTCACATGGTTGATGATAAGATTCATGCTCGTTCAATTGGACCTTACTCACTAGTTACTCAACAACCACTTGGTGGTAAAGCACAATTTGGTGGACAGAGATTTGGTGAAATGGAAGTTTGGGCCCTTGAAGCTTATGGTGCCGCTTATACACTTCAAGAAATCTTGACATACAAGTCTGATGATGTTGTCGGACGTGTTAAGACTTATGAAGCTATCGTTAAGGGTGAAAGTATTCCTAAGCCTGGTGTTCCTGAATCATTCCGTGTTCTTGTCAAAGAACTACAAGCTCTAGGACTAGACATGAAAGTTCTAGACTCACACAAGAAAGAAATCGAACTTAGAGATATGGATGACGATGAAGATGCTGTAAGTATCGACGCTCTATCTAAGTTTGCTAAACAACAAGAACAAAAACGTGCTGAAGAGGAAGCTAAGAAGCTTGAAGCCTCAAAAGATTCAGCTGAATCAACTAGTACAAAATCAGAAAACTAG
- the rpoC gene encoding DNA-directed RNA polymerase subunit beta' → MIDVNKFESMQIGLASPDKIRSWSYGEVKKPETINYRTLKPEKDGLFDERIFGPTKDWECACGKYKRIRYKGIVCDRCGVEVTRSKVRRERMAHIELAAPVSHIWYFKGIPSRMGLVLDMSPRNLEEIIYFASYVVIDPGETDLEKKQLLTETEYRKKREEFGNKFVAKMGAEGIRDLLSQVDMAAEVKELRETLKSAQGQKRTRAIRRLDILSAFQKSGNKPEWMVMEAIPVIPPDLRPMVQLEGGRFATSDLNDLYRRVINRNNRLKRLLDLNAPNIIVQNEKRMLQEAVDALIDNGRRGRPVTGPGNRPLKSLSHMLKGKQGRFRQNLLGKRVDYSGRSVIDVGPTLKFYQCGLPREMALELFKPFVMHELVKREIASNVKNARRKIDRQDDDIWDVLEDVIKERPVLLNRAPTLHRLGIQAFEPVLVDGKSMRLHPLACEAYNADFDGDQMAIHVPLSDEAQAEARMLMLAAHHILAPKDGKPIVTPSQDVVLGNYYLTIETRHMTGEGKIFKDSNEVQTALLNGDIHYHTRIGIAVDSMPNKPFKDDQRDKIMITSVGKVIFNEILPEDFPYLNEPTDDNLMHGVPDKYFLGKGEDINKRLDEMDLIDPLKSGYLSDIIAQVFKIYRVQRTSSLLDDMKELGYTICTLSGLTVGVTDVPNLTQKPEIIEKAHKQVASISKQFRRGLITDSERHDRVISVWNDTKDEIQQLLIDSFDPTNPISMMSDSGARGNISNFTQLAGMRGLMAAPNGGMMEIPVISNFREGLSVMEMFMSTHGARKGMTDTALKTANSGYLTRRLVDVAQDVIVREEDCGTDRGLVVSSIMEGTDMIEPLYDRLVGRYTQKTVKDPKTGDVIVPRGVLMDETIAQKVVDAGVTHVTIRSAFTCDTKHGVCKKCYGRNLATGEEVEIGEAVGTVAAQSIGEPGTQLTMRNFHTGGVAGGDDITQGLPRVQEIVEARNPKGLAIISEVDGIVTSIDENQAEHTKEITVEGETDSRSYSVPYTSSVAVAEGDHVKRGGKLTQGSIDPKELIKVTNVLHTENYLLAEIQKVYRMQGVDISDKHFEVMVRQMHRKIRILDPGDTDVLPGQLMDIAQFTDHNRETLFNGGIPATGRPVLLGITKASLETNSFLSAASFQETTRVLTDASIRGKNDPLLGLKENVIIGKLIPAGTGMAKYNHMEPKKVGPMADNSLNGAYTISDIEAQMKAEDAAKSEKR, encoded by the coding sequence TTGATAGACGTTAATAAATTCGAAAGTATGCAAATTGGTTTAGCATCTCCGGACAAGATTCGTAGTTGGTCTTATGGAGAAGTTAAGAAACCAGAAACTATCAACTACCGTACTTTGAAACCAGAAAAAGATGGTCTATTCGATGAAAGAATTTTCGGACCAACTAAAGACTGGGAATGTGCCTGTGGTAAGTACAAACGTATCCGTTATAAGGGTATTGTTTGTGACCGCTGTGGTGTTGAAGTTACTCGTTCAAAGGTTCGTCGTGAACGTATGGCTCATATCGAATTGGCTGCCCCAGTATCACATATCTGGTACTTCAAGGGTATCCCATCACGTATGGGACTTGTTTTGGACATGAGTCCAAGAAACTTGGAAGAGATTATCTACTTTGCATCATACGTAGTTATCGACCCAGGCGAAACAGATCTAGAAAAGAAACAACTTTTAACTGAAACTGAATATCGTAAGAAACGTGAAGAATTTGGTAACAAGTTCGTTGCTAAGATGGGTGCCGAAGGTATCCGTGATTTACTTAGCCAAGTTGATATGGCTGCTGAAGTTAAAGAACTTCGTGAAACTCTAAAGAGTGCACAAGGTCAAAAACGTACACGTGCTATCAGACGTTTGGATATTTTGAGTGCCTTCCAAAAATCAGGTAACAAACCTGAATGGATGGTAATGGAAGCAATTCCCGTTATCCCACCTGATCTACGTCCAATGGTTCAACTTGAAGGTGGCCGTTTTGCCACTTCTGATTTGAACGATTTGTACCGTCGTGTAATCAACCGTAACAACCGTTTGAAGAGATTGTTGGATCTTAATGCTCCTAACATCATTGTTCAAAACGAAAAGAGAATGTTACAAGAAGCTGTTGATGCTTTGATCGATAATGGTCGTCGTGGCCGTCCTGTTACAGGACCTGGTAACCGTCCATTGAAGTCACTTTCTCACATGCTTAAAGGTAAGCAAGGACGTTTCCGTCAAAACTTACTTGGTAAACGTGTTGATTATTCAGGACGTTCAGTTATTGATGTTGGACCTACATTGAAGTTCTATCAATGTGGACTTCCACGTGAAATGGCTTTGGAATTGTTCAAGCCATTCGTTATGCATGAACTTGTTAAACGTGAAATTGCTTCTAACGTTAAAAATGCTAGAAGAAAGATTGATCGTCAAGATGATGATATCTGGGATGTACTAGAAGACGTTATCAAAGAACGTCCAGTATTGCTTAACCGTGCCCCTACACTTCACAGACTTGGTATCCAAGCCTTTGAACCTGTTTTGGTTGATGGTAAGTCAATGCGTTTGCACCCACTTGCTTGTGAAGCTTACAATGCCGATTTTGATGGTGACCAAATGGCTATCCACGTGCCACTATCAGACGAAGCCCAAGCTGAAGCACGTATGTTGATGCTTGCTGCCCACCATATTCTTGCTCCTAAAGATGGTAAGCCTATCGTTACTCCTTCACAGGATGTTGTTTTAGGTAACTACTATCTAACAATTGAAACAAGACATATGACTGGTGAAGGTAAGATCTTCAAGGATTCTAACGAAGTTCAAACAGCCTTATTGAATGGTGATATTCACTATCACACAAGAATTGGTATCGCTGTTGATTCAATGCCTAACAAGCCATTCAAGGATGACCAAAGAGATAAGATTATGATTACTTCTGTTGGTAAGGTTATCTTTAACGAAATTCTTCCAGAAGATTTCCCATACTTGAATGAACCAACTGATGACAACTTGATGCACGGTGTTCCTGACAAATACTTCCTTGGCAAAGGTGAAGACATTAACAAACGTCTTGACGAAATGGATTTGATTGACCCATTGAAGAGTGGTTATCTATCAGATATCATTGCCCAAGTATTCAAGATTTATCGTGTTCAAAGAACATCATCATTGCTTGATGACATGAAAGAATTAGGTTACACAATTTGTACACTTTCTGGTTTAACAGTCGGTGTTACAGATGTTCCTAATTTGACTCAAAAACCTGAAATTATTGAAAAGGCCCACAAACAAGTTGCTTCAATTTCTAAGCAATTCCGTCGTGGACTAATCACTGACTCAGAACGACACGATCGTGTTATCAGTGTTTGGAACGATACAAAGGATGAAATTCAACAATTGTTGATTGATTCATTTGATCCTACAAACCCTATCTCAATGATGTCTGATTCTGGTGCCCGTGGTAACATCTCAAACTTTACACAACTTGCCGGTATGCGTGGACTTATGGCTGCCCCTAATGGTGGTATGATGGAAATCCCAGTTATTTCTAACTTCCGTGAAGGCCTATCAGTTATGGAAATGTTCATGTCAACCCACGGTGCCCGTAAAGGTATGACCGATACAGCGTTGAAGACAGCTAACTCAGGTTACTTGACTCGTCGTTTGGTTGATGTTGCGCAAGATGTTATTGTTCGTGAAGAAGATTGTGGTACTGACCGTGGACTTGTTGTAAGTTCAATTATGGAAGGTACAGATATGATCGAACCATTGTATGACAGACTTGTTGGTCGTTATACACAAAAGACAGTTAAAGATCCTAAGACAGGCGACGTAATCGTACCTCGTGGTGTCTTGATGGATGAAACCATTGCTCAAAAGGTTGTTGACGCTGGTGTTACTCACGTTACAATTCGTTCAGCATTCACATGTGATACAAAACATGGTGTATGTAAGAAGTGTTACGGTCGTAACCTTGCTACTGGTGAAGAAGTTGAAATTGGTGAAGCAGTTGGTACTGTTGCTGCTCAATCAATCGGTGAACCAGGTACACAATTGACAATGAGAAACTTCCATACCGGTGGTGTTGCTGGTGGTGACGATATTACACAAGGACTTCCTCGTGTTCAAGAAATCGTTGAAGCTAGAAACCCTAAAGGTCTTGCTATCATTTCAGAAGTTGATGGTATTGTTACATCAATCGACGAAAACCAAGCAGAACACACTAAGGAAATTACTGTCGAAGGTGAAACTGATTCTAGATCTTATAGTGTTCCTTATACATCAAGTGTTGCGGTTGCCGAAGGTGATCACGTTAAACGTGGTGGTAAGTTAACACAAGGATCAATCGACCCTAAGGAATTGATCAAAGTTACAAACGTTCTACATACAGAAAACTATTTGCTTGCTGAAATTCAAAAAGTTTACCGTATGCAGGGTGTTGATATCTCTGATAAGCACTTTGAGGTTATGGTTAGACAAATGCACAGAAAGATCCGTATTCTTGATCCTGGTGACACAGATGTATTGCCTGGTCAATTGATGGATATTGCTCAATTTACTGACCATAACCGTGAAACATTGTTTAATGGTGGTATTCCAGCTACTGGACGTCCTGTCCTTCTTGGTATCACTAAGGCTTCTCTTGAAACAAACAGTTTCTTGTCAGCCGCTTCCTTCCAGGAAACAACAAGAGTTCTTACTGACGCTTCAATTCGTGGTAAGAATGATCCACTTCTTGGACTTAAGGAAAATGTTATTATTGGTAAACTTATCCCTGCCGGTACTGGTATGGCTAAGTACAACCACATGGAACCAAAGAAAGTTGGTCCTATGGCAGATAACTCATTAAATGGTGCCTACACAATTTCTGACATCGAAGCTCAAATGAAAGCTGAAGATGCAGCTAAATCAGAAAAACGTTAA